The DNA region GCTCGCGCTGAGAGCTGTCCGGAGACTCGCGCTGAGCCTAGGACCCAAGGGAAAAAGAGCAGTCCTGGGCTCGCACTGAGCCTTGTATCGGGGAGGATTAGCGATCCCGAGCTCGAGCTGAGCCTGGGACCTAGGGGGAGTGGGGAGCGGTCCTAGGCTTGAGCTGAGCCTGGGACCCAGGGGAAAGGGGAGCGGTCCCGGTCTCGCGATGAGCTTTGGGACCCGGCGGGGGGAGTGAGCTTACGCTGAGCCTTGAACCCGGGGGAAGAGAGCGGTTCTGGGCTTGCACTGAGGCTGTGACCTGGGGGAAGGAGAGCAGTTCTGGGTTCGTGCTGAACCTGAGACCCAGGGAAGAGGGGAGCAGTCCTGGCTCGCGTTGAGCTTGGGACCCGATGGGAGGGGAGCGTACCCGTGCTCGCGCTGAACCTGGCACCCAGGGGAGAGGGGAGCGGTCCCGGGCTCGCGTTGAGCTTGGGACCCGAGGGGAGAGGAGCGTGCCCGGGCTCACGCTGAGCCTGGGACTCGGGGGAGGCAAGCGATCCCGGGCTCGCGTTGAGCCTGGACCCAGTAGAGAGGAACGGTCCTAGGCTCTCGCTGAGCCTGGGACCCAAGAGGAGGAGAGCGGTCCCAGGCTCGCGCTGAGTGTGGGACCCGAGGGAGAGAAACGATTTGGGCTCGTGCTGAGCCTGAGACCCGGGAAAAGAGGAGTGGTCCCAAGCTC from Capsicum annuum cultivar UCD-10X-F1 unplaced genomic scaffold, UCD10Xv1.1 ctg67194, whole genome shotgun sequence includes:
- the LOC124893928 gene encoding chromosome alignment-maintaining phosphoprotein 1-like encodes the protein SQDQCELGTAPLPRSQSKREPETAPLPPGSQAQLEPETAPLFLESQAQLNLETLTPPQAQHEPKSFLSLGSHTQREPGTALLLLGPRLSESLGPFLSTGSRLNASPGSLASPESQAQREPGHAPLPSGPKLNASPGPLPSPLGARFSASTGTLPSHRVPSSTRARTAPLFPGSQVQHEPRTALLPPGHSLSASPEPLSSPGFKAQRKLTPPAGSQSSSRDRDRSPFPWAQRESPDSSQREPGIALPSLGPGLNASPGPPPG